CCTTCGCGAAGGCCAAGCTCACCGCGAGCGAAGTGCACCTCGCCGAGGTCCACGACGCCACCGCGTTCGCCGAGATCGCCGCCACGGAGGACCTCGGTCTGTGCGCTGCGGGTGAGGGTGGCGCGTTCGCGGTCTCGGGCGCGACGAGCCACGGAGGGCGCGTGCCGGTGAACCTCTCGGGAGGGCTCGAATCGAAGGGGCACCCGCTCGCCGCGTCGGGGCTCGCAATGGCGCACGAGCTCGCGCTGCACCTCACGGGGCGGGCCGAGGCGAGGCAGTCGGGCTCACCCGGCGTGGGCCTCTTTCACAACGCGGGCGGGCTCGTCGGGTTCGACGAAGCGACCGCGGTCGTCGGCCTGCTCGTGCGCGAAGGCTAGTTTCGACGGGGATTTGGAGCGCTCCGGAGAAAAACGACCCGACCGAAAAAAACGACGCAACGACCACGACCGACCTGCCGACGAGAGGGGCGAAAGGCAGGTACGTCATGAAGTTTTTTTCTCGTAAGGCTCGTTTCTCGTCGTCGGCTCTCGTTCGCTCGCGTGGCGCTTCGCTCGTCGAGTACACGCTGCTCCTCGTGGGGGTGCTCCTCCTCGCGGCCGGCGCGGTCAAGTCCCTCGGGCCGAAGATCAGGAGCTCGATGGATGCCACGGGGGGCCACTTCTGAGCGCGAGCGGCTGCCGCGAGCGCTTTGGGTGTGTTGGGTGGGAGAGAGTCCGACGATGCGTCGTCGGACTCTCCCGCGCGGGGAGGAAGATCCGACCGACGTTGGGAGGAAGATCCGACCGACGTTGGCGCTAAGTGGCTGAAATCACATTGACGCCCAGCTCGCGAAAGAGGGAAGATCCGACCGACGTTGGCGCTAAGTGGCTGACGGGAAGATCCCGTGACGGGAAGATCCGACCGACGTTGGCGCTAAGTGGCTGAAATCACATTGACGCCCAGCTCGCGAAAGAGGCGCCAGGTCCCCTCGGGAAAGAACACATCCCGCACGGCGCTCCTCATCTTCGCAAACGCCTCCCGGTACGCCCCCAAGAACGCGGCCCGCTCCTTCAAGGCCCGCACCGCCATCTCCACGTTCCCACCCGCCGCAAAGCTCGGATTCCTCGCCCCCTCCTTCTCGAACGACGACGCGCGAGTCGTATGAGGCACAGCGAAAATCCACTCGAGCGAGCGCACGAACTTCCCCGCCTTGCGCGCCACGATGCGCGCCTTCTCGACCGCCGCGTTCACCGCGGACACGATGCGCTCCCGCGCCCCCTCGTGCCCCGAGCTCGCCTCGAGCGACCGCGGCACCGTGATCGAAATCTCCGCAGCCGCTGGCCAGCGCGTGTTTTCCGGGTCGATGTACAGCTCGGGCCGCGAGACACGAATGGTGCGCGTCCCAATGTCCGTCGCAGCGAGCGTGACACCCGGCCAATCCTCGGGGCTCGCGACGAGCCCGGCCTCGACCACGTTCGCGAGCGTATACCCGATCTTCTGCAGCACCGCGTCCTCACCATAGAGCGCGACGACGCTCGTGCCCTCGCGCGAAAAGACCTCCCCGGGCCACCCACGCAGCACCTTGATGGCGTTCGCGAGCAGGCGATTTCGCTGCGAAAGGAAGTCGGGGAGCCTTCCTCGCGTGTCCGTGAGCACCTCGTGAAGGTGATTCGAGAGCATCTGCGCCGCGTGGACCTCTATGCCAAATTCCGCCGCGAGCACGGCCGTGACGTACCAATAGAACGCGAGCAGGAGCCGCCTCTTGTCCGGGTTCAGGAGGAAATAGCGGCGGATGGTCCTGCGCGTGACGAGGTAGGTGGTGCCCGGAACGATACGGCGAGGGTTGGACATGCCTCCCCTTATTCACGTCGCGGGCCAACACGAAGTGGCTGAATTTAAGGGAGATCGTGTGTGGCCAAGGTGGCCCGGCCAGGCCCAACGGGTGGCCCGGCCAGGCCCTAGCTTCCTTTCGCGGACTTGCCGTCATCGTCGGTCGGATCTCATCCGGCCAGGCCCAACGGGTGGCCCGGCCAGGCCGTAGCTTCCTTTCGCGGACTTGCCGTCATCGTCGGTCGGATCTCCTCGGTGGTCGGTCGGATCTCCTCGGTGAGCCACAGTGGCCCGGTGAGGCCCAACGGGTGGCCCGGCCAGGCCGTAACGTCCTTTCGCGGACTTGCCGTCATCGTCGGTCGGATCTCCCCCCCCTGGATCTCCCCCCTACGGGTGGCCCGGCCAGGCCGTAACGTCCTTTCGCGGACTTGCCGTCATCGTCGG
The DNA window shown above is from Myxococcales bacterium and carries:
- a CDS encoding transposase gives rise to the protein MSNPRRIVPGTTYLVTRRTIRRYFLLNPDKRRLLLAFYWYVTAVLAAEFGIEVHAAQMLSNHLHEVLTDTRGRLPDFLSQRNRLLANAIKVLRGWPGEVFSREGTSVVALYGEDAVLQKIGYTLANVVEAGLVASPEDWPGVTLAATDIGTRTIRVSRPELYIDPENTRWPAAAEISITVPRSLEASSGHEGARERIVSAVNAAVEKARIVARKAGKFVRSLEWIFAVPHTTRASSFEKEGARNPSFAAGGNVEMAVRALKERAAFLGAYREAFAKMRSAVRDVFFPEGTWRLFRELGVNVISAT